A genome region from Arthrobacter agilis includes the following:
- the rplW gene encoding 50S ribosomal protein L23 — translation MSGTIAKDPRDVVIAPVVSEKSYGLIDEGKYTFLVDPRSNKEEIKLAVEKIFSVKVDSINTINRVGKRKRTKFGWGQRKGTKRAIVSLKEGTIDIFGGPLS, via the coding sequence GTGAGCGGCACCATCGCAAAGGATCCGCGCGACGTCGTCATTGCACCCGTCGTCTCGGAGAAGAGCTACGGCCTGATCGACGAAGGCAAGTACACCTTCCTGGTCGACCCCCGCTCGAACAAGGAAGAAATCAAACTGGCGGTCGAGAAGATCTTCTCCGTGAAGGTCGACTCCATCAACACCATCAATCGGGTTGGCAAGCGCAAGCGCACCAAGTTCGGCTGGGGCCAGCGCAAGGGCACCAAGCGTGCCATCGTGTCCCTCAAAGAGGGCACGATCGACATCTTCGGCGGTCCGCTCTCCTAG